The following proteins are encoded in a genomic region of Melopsittacus undulatus isolate bMelUnd1 chromosome 8, bMelUnd1.mat.Z, whole genome shotgun sequence:
- the LOC115945547 gene encoding transmembrane protein 238, translated as MAAPGGLGRCVAAFWLALAFDALGLAVLLAGVFADVFFSDLLIYAGGIGIFLSLIWWVFWYAGNLEVPLEELRDDVGLAPPKVRSESLLRRLVHGFSLRLSNTFASSSHSRATSAAGLELQRAGDPRGRSADSSRIC; from the exons ATGGCGGCCCCCGGCGGGCTCGGCCGCTGCGTGGCCGCCTTTTGGCTGGCGCTGGCCTTCGACGCGCTGGGCCTGGCGGTGCTGCTGGCAGGCGTGTTCGCCGACGTGTTCTTCTCCGACCTGCTGATCTACGCGGGCGGCATCGGCATCTTCCTCAGCCTCATCTGGTGGGTGTTCTGGTACGCGGGCAACCTGGAGGTGCCTCTGGAGGAACTGCGCGACGACGTGGGGCTTGCGCCGCCCAAGGTCCGCAGTGAGAGCCTGCTGCGGCGGCTGGTGCACGGCTTCAGCCTCCGACTCTCCAACACCTTCGCTTCCTCGTCACACTCCCGCGCTACCTCCGCCGCTGGTCTGGAGCTGCAGCGCGCCGGGGACCCGCGGGGCCGCTCCGCCGACTCCAGCAG GATCTGTTGA